One Solanum lycopersicum chromosome 2, SLM_r2.1 genomic region harbors:
- the LOC101261481 gene encoding protein SRG1-like has translation MNFGKSLLVPSVQELAKQHLTNIPARYVRPEEESPVIYAGASVPVIDLQKLISMDSELQKLHSACQQWGFLQVINHGVTSSLLEDFKREVIDLFKLPMEEKKKLWQQEDSFEGFGNAFVVLEEQKLDWSDMFGIMTLPLRIRKVDLFHKLPSDLRGIIEAYSNEIKSLAMIIVCHLAKALRIDENEMRELFSDGVQSMRMNYYPPCPEPDRAIGLSPHSDADALTILFQLDETEGLQVRKDDIWVPIKPLPNALIVNIGDMMEILSNGVYKSIEHRAIVNSNKERLSVATFSTFNLDSELGPAHSLIGTNNPPIFRRVVVQKYLQDFFARKLDGKSYLDVMKVEVRNGES, from the exons ATGAACTTTGGAAAATCTCTGTTAGTTCCTAGTGTTCAAGAGCTTGCCAAACAGCATCTAACCAATATTCCGGCCAGGTATGTCCGCCCAGAAGAAGAATCTCCGGTCATATATGCCGGAGCATCGGTCCCAGTTATCGATCTTCAAAAGTTGATTTCCATGGATTCTGAGCTGCAAAAGCTTCACTCGGCTTGCCAACAATGGGGTTTCCTCCag GTTATAAACCATGGAGTGACATCTTCGTTGTTGGAGGATTTCAAGAGAGAGGTTATTGATTTGTTCAAACTTCCAatggaagaaaagaagaaactaTGGCAACAGGAAGACAGCTTTGAAGGTTTTGGGAATGCATTTGTAGTATTAGAGGAGCAGAAACTTGATTGGAGTGACATGTTTGGTATAATGACTCTTCCTCTTCGTATTCGCAAAGTGGACTTGTTTCACAAGTTGCCCTCAGATCTCAG GGGCATTATAGAAGCATACTCCAATGAAATCAAGAGCCTAGCAATGATCATCGTATGTCACTTGGCAAAGGCTTTAAggatagatgaaaatgaaatgaGAGAGCTATTCAGTGATGGTGTGCAGTCAATGAGGATGAATTATTATCCGCCTTGCCCTGAGCCAGACAGGGCAATTGGCTTAAGCCCTCATTCTGATGCTGATGCCCTCACCATCCTTTTCCAGCTCGATGAAACTGAAGGTCTCCAAGTTCGAAAAGACGACATTTGGGTGCCTATAAAGCCCCTCCCAAATGCTTTGATTGTTAATATTGGCGATATGATGGAG ATATTGAGCAATGGTGTTTATAAGAGCATTGAGCACAGAGCAATTGTAAACTCAAACAAAGAGAGACTCTCTGTTGCAACATTCTCTACCTTCAACCTTGATTCCGAATTAGGACCTGCACATAGCCTCATTGGAACAAATAATCCTCCAATTTTCCGAAGAGTTGTCGTGCAAAAATATTTACAGGACTTTTTTGCACGAAAACTTGACGGAAAATCATACCTTGATGTCATGAAGGTAGAGGTGAGGAATGGAGAATCCTAG
- the LOC113002612 gene encoding protein SRG1-like produces MDSTPEKLNFGKSLLVPSVQELAKQHLTIIPDRYLRPEQETPVISAGAEVPVIDVQKLISGDSMDSELQKLHSACQQWGFLQVINHGVTPLLLEDFKREVIELFKLPMEEKKKLWKQEDSLEGFGHAFVVSEDQKLDWSDRDIMEAYCKEIKSLATSIICQLAKALRMDEEEMRDLFNDGMQTLRMNYYPPCPEPDKAIGISPHSDADAITILFQLNETEGLQIRKDDVWVPIRPLPNALIVNIGDMMEIVSNGVYRSIEHRAIVNSNEERLSVATFCAFNLESELGPAHSLVGPCNPPIFRRVPMHKYLQDFFARKLEGKSYLDSMKVEAKDDKS; encoded by the exons ATGGATTCAACCCCGGAAAAATTGAACTTTGGAAAATCTCTGTTAGTTCCAAGTGTTCAAGAGCTTGCCAAACAGCACCTAACCATTATCCCAGACAGGTATCTCCGGCCAGAGCAAGAAACTCCGGTCATTTCCGCCGGAGCGGAGGTTCCAGTTATCGATGTTCAAAAGTTGATTTCAGGTGATTCCATGGATTCTGAGCTGCAAAAGCTTCACTCTGCTTGCCAACAATGGGGTTTCCTACAG GTTATAAACCATGGGGTGACACCTTTGCTCTTGGAGGACTTCAAGAGAGAGGTTATTGAATTGTTCAAACTTCCAatggaagaaaagaagaagctATGGAAACAGGAAGACAGCTTGGAAGGTTTCGGGCATGCATTCGTTGTGTCTGAAGATCAGAAACTTGATTGGAGTGACAG GGATATCATGGAAGCATACTGCAAAGAAATTAAGAGCCTAGCAACGAGCATTATATGTCAATTGGCAAAGGCTTTAAGGATGGACGAAGAGGAAATGAGAGATCTATTCAATGATGGTATGCAGACGCTGAGGATGAATTATTATCCGCCTTGCCCTGAGCCAGACAAGGCAATTGGCATAAGCCCTCATTCTGATGCCGATGCCATCACCATCCTCTTCCAGCTCAATGAAACTGAAGGTCTCCAAATCCGGAAAGACGATGTTTGGGTGCCTATAAGGCCCCTCCCAAATGCGTTGATTGTGAATATTGGGGATATGATGGAG ATAGTGAGCAATGGTGTCTATAGGAGCATTGAGCATAGAGCAATCGTAAACTCAAATGAAGAACGTCTCTCTGTTGCAACATTCTGTGCGTTCAACCTTGAGTCTGAGCTAGGACCTGCACACAGCCTCGTTGGACCATGTAATCCTCCTATTTTCCGAAGAGTTCCCATGCACAAATATTTACAGGACTTTTTTGCACGAAAACTTGAAGGAAAGTCATACCTTGATTCCATGAAGGTAGAGGCAAAGGATGATAAATCCTAG
- the LOC138342224 gene encoding protein SRG1-like, whose amino-acid sequence MESTPEKLYFGKSLLVPSVQELAKQHLTNIPARYVRPEQETPVISTGASVPVIDLQKLISGDSMDSELQELHSACQQWGFLQVINHGVTPSLLEDFKREVIQLFKLPMEEKKKLWQQEDSLEGFGNAFVVSEEQKLDWSDMFGIMTLPPRIRKVDLFQKLPSNLRDVLEAYCKEIKSLARIIVCQLTKALRMDEEEMRDLFSDGMQSMRMNYYPPCPEPNRAIGLSTHSDPGVLTILFQLNETEGLQVRKDDIWVPIKPLPNALIVNIGDMMEILSNGVYRSIEHRAIVNSNEERLSVATFYYMNLESELGPAHSLIGPHNPPIFQRVSVHKYLQDFFARKLDRKSNLDFLKVETSDGES is encoded by the exons ATGGAGTCAACGCCGGAAAAATTATACTTTGGAAAATCTCTGTTAGTTCCAAGTGTTCAAGAGCTTGCCAAACAGCACCTAACCAATATTCCGGCCAGGTATGTCCGCCCAGAGCAAGAAACTCCGGTCATATCCACCGGAGCATCGGTTCCAGTAATCGATCTTCAAAAGCTGATTTCAGGCGATTCCATGGATTCTGAGCTGCAAGAGCTTCACTCTGCTTGCCAACAATGGGGTTTCCTACAG GTTATTAACCATGGAGTGACACCTTCGTTACTGGAGGATTTCAAGAGAGAGGTTATTCAATTGTTCAAACTACCAATGGAGGAAAAGAAGAAACTATGGCAACAGGAAGACAGCTTGGAAGGTTTTGGGAATGCATTCGTTGTATCGGAGGAGCAGAAGCTTGATTGGAGTGATATGTTTGGCATAATGACTCTTCCTCCTCGTATCCGCAAAGTGGACTTGTTTCAGAAATTGCCCTCGAATCTCAG GGACGTCTTGGAAGCTTACTGCAAAGAAATTAAGAGCCTAGCAAGGATCATCGTATGCCAATTGACAAAGGCTTTAAGGATGGACGAAGAGGAAATGAGAGATCTATTCAGTGATGGTATGCAGTCAATGAGGATGAATTATTATCCGCCTTGCCCTGAACCAAACAGGGCAATTGGCTTAAGCACTCATTCTGATCCTGGTGTCCTCACCATCCTTTTCCAGCTGAACGAAACTGAAGGTCTACAAGTCCGAAAAGATGATATTTGGGTGCCCATAAAGCCCCTCCCAAATGCTTTGATTGTGAATATTGGAGACATGATGGAG ATATTGAGCAATGGTGTGTATAGGAGTATTGAGCACAGAGCAATTGTAAACTCAAATGAAGAAAGGCTCTCTGTTGCGACATTCTATtacatgaaccttgaatccgaATTAGGACCTGCACACAGCCTCATCGGACCACATAATCCTCCCATTTTCCAAAGAGTTTCGGTGCACAAATATTTACAGGACTTTTTTGCACGAAAACTTGACAGAAAATCGAACCTTGATTTTTTGAAGGTAGAGACGAGTGATGGAGAATCGTAG
- the LOC101256842 gene encoding uncharacterized protein isoform X1: MTPKISKLNVPEKPRKLVVFPQKIGSLVINGFHHGREESNYEEIESGEELQTFDLTREFALKQMIKDRCYDFDDELISFPQSKNRKLGSIVLHACNDDDKRSDLEYEISRKEINLEKLQRVARSGIPDGGSLRATIWKLLLGYLPTSRDLWEKELNESRLKYNKLKEEFLRKPSELSCRKDKSMILLGHDTSSGVIEPLKRYNISKEDHPLSLGKTSIWHQYFEFTEISEQIDRDLQRTHPDLEFFSGDSSLSTKNKESMRNILLLFAKLNPAISYVQGMNEVLAPLYYVFNTDNDENNVANIEADTFSCFVILMSSCVDHFCQQFDCSSFGIHSTLSKLSELLKTNDEELWHHLELKTKVNPQFYAFRWITLLLTQEFSLHHILRIWDTLLSNPFGLQEILLRICCAMLMCVKSKLIRGDFVGNLKLLQHFPEVDVEHLLQVAQGINMDTSFHSTSFR; encoded by the exons ATGACGCCTAAGATTAGCAAGCTCAACGTTCCAGAAAAACCGAGGAAATTAGTAGTATTTCCTCAAAAGATTGGAAGTTTAGTGATCAATGGCTTCCATCATGGTAGAGAAGAAAGTAATTATGAAGAAATTGAATCTGGTGAAGAATTACAGACATTTGATCTGACTCGCGAGTTTGCTCTGAAGCAGATGATTAAGGATCGATGTTATGATTTTGATGATGAGCTTATAAGTTTTCCCCAAAGCAAAAATAGGAAATTGGGATCAATTGTATTGCACGCCTGCAACGATGATGATAAACGATCTGATCTTGAATATGAG ATTTCTCGAAAGGAGATTAATTTGGAGAAGTTGCAACGAGTTGCCCGTTCAGGTATTCCTGATGGAGGGAGTTTGCGAGCAACAATTTGGAAG CTACTGTTGGGATATTTACCTACTTCTCGAGACCTATGGGAGAAGGAGTTAAACGAGAGTCGATTGAAATATAACAAGCTAAAAGAGGAGTTTCTACGAAAACCT TCAGAATTGTCATGTCGAAAAGATAAAAGCATGATATTGCTTGGACACGACACTAGCAGCGGAGTCATTGAGCCCCTTAAACGCTACAACATTTCTAAAGAGGATCATCCACTAAGTTTAGGTAAAACTAGCATATGGCATCAGTACTTTGAG TTTACAGAAATTTCAGAGCAGATAGACCGTGATTTGCAGCGAACTCATCCAGATTTAGAGTTCTTCTCAGGAGACTCATCATTATCTACGAAGAATAAG GAGTCAATGAGAaatattcttcttttgtttGCGAAATTAAATCCTGCAATTAGTTATGTACAAGGTATGAATGAGGTCTTGGCCCCATTGTACTACGTCTTCAACACCgataatgatgaaaataatgtt GCAAATATAGAAGCAGATACTTTTTCCTGTTTTGTTATACTAATGAGTAGCTGTGTGGATCACTTCTGTCAACAATTTGATTGCAGTTCGTTTGGTATCCACTCAACTCTTTCCAAATTGTCAGAGTTATTGAAAACTAATGATGAAGAATTGTGGCACCATCTTGAATTAAAAACAAAG GTTAACCCGCAATTCTATGCATTTAGGTGGATCACTCTGCTCCTTACTCAGGAGTTTAGTTTGCATCACATCTTACGGATCTGGGATACGCTTCTCAGCAATCCTTTTGGCCTTCAG GAGATACTATTGAGGATCTGTTGTGCTATGCTGATGTGTGTTAAAAGCAAACTAATAAGGGGTGATTTTGTAGGCAACTTGAAGCTTTTACAACATTTCCCTGAAGTAGATGTTGAGCATCTTCTCCAAGTAGCACAGGGTATAAACATGGATACGTCGTTCCATTCAACCAGTTTTAGGTAG
- the LOC113002612 gene encoding protein SRG1-like isoform X1, whose translation MDSTPEKLNFGKSLLVPSVQELAKQHLTIIPDRYLRPEQETPVISAGAEVPVIDVQKLISGDSMDSELQKLHSACQQWGFLQVINHGVTPLLLEDFKREVIELFKLPMEEKKKLWKQEDSLEGFGHAFVVSEDQKLDWSDRFGILTLPPHIRKVDLFQKLPSKLRDIMEAYCKEIKSLATSIICQLAKALRMDEEEMRDLFNDGMQTLRMNYYPPCPEPDKAIGISPHSDADAITILFQLNETEGLQIRKDDVWVPIRPLPNALIVNIGDMMEIVSNGVYRSIEHRAIVNSNEERLSVATFCAFNLESELGPAHSLVGPCNPPIFRRVPMHKYLQDFFARKLEGKSYLDSMKVEAKDDKS comes from the exons ATGGATTCAACCCCGGAAAAATTGAACTTTGGAAAATCTCTGTTAGTTCCAAGTGTTCAAGAGCTTGCCAAACAGCACCTAACCATTATCCCAGACAGGTATCTCCGGCCAGAGCAAGAAACTCCGGTCATTTCCGCCGGAGCGGAGGTTCCAGTTATCGATGTTCAAAAGTTGATTTCAGGTGATTCCATGGATTCTGAGCTGCAAAAGCTTCACTCTGCTTGCCAACAATGGGGTTTCCTACAG GTTATAAACCATGGGGTGACACCTTTGCTCTTGGAGGACTTCAAGAGAGAGGTTATTGAATTGTTCAAACTTCCAatggaagaaaagaagaagctATGGAAACAGGAAGACAGCTTGGAAGGTTTCGGGCATGCATTCGTTGTGTCTGAAGATCAGAAACTTGATTGGAGTGACAGGTTTGGCATACTGACTCTTCCTCCTCATATCCGCAAAGTGGATTTGTTTCAGAAGTTGCCCTCGAAGCTCAG GGATATCATGGAAGCATACTGCAAAGAAATTAAGAGCCTAGCAACGAGCATTATATGTCAATTGGCAAAGGCTTTAAGGATGGACGAAGAGGAAATGAGAGATCTATTCAATGATGGTATGCAGACGCTGAGGATGAATTATTATCCGCCTTGCCCTGAGCCAGACAAGGCAATTGGCATAAGCCCTCATTCTGATGCCGATGCCATCACCATCCTCTTCCAGCTCAATGAAACTGAAGGTCTCCAAATCCGGAAAGACGATGTTTGGGTGCCTATAAGGCCCCTCCCAAATGCGTTGATTGTGAATATTGGGGATATGATGGAG ATAGTGAGCAATGGTGTCTATAGGAGCATTGAGCATAGAGCAATCGTAAACTCAAATGAAGAACGTCTCTCTGTTGCAACATTCTGTGCGTTCAACCTTGAGTCTGAGCTAGGACCTGCACACAGCCTCGTTGGACCATGTAATCCTCCTATTTTCCGAAGAGTTCCCATGCACAAATATTTACAGGACTTTTTTGCACGAAAACTTGAAGGAAAGTCATACCTTGATTCCATGAAGGTAGAGGCAAAGGATGATAAATCCTAG
- the LOC101256842 gene encoding uncharacterized protein isoform X2, producing MTPKISKLNVPEKPRKLVVFPQKIGSLVINGFHHGREESNYEEIESGEELQTFDLTREFALKQMIKDRCYDFDDELISFPQSKNRKLGSIVLHACNDDDKRSDLEYEISRKEINLEKLQRVARSGIPDGGSLRATIWKLLLGYLPTSRDLWEKELNESRLKYNKLKEEFLRKPSELSCRKDKSMILLGHDTSSGVIEPLKRYNISKEDHPLSLGKTSIWHQYFEFTEISEQIDRDLQRTHPDLEFFSGDSSLSTKNKESMRNILLLFAKLNPAISYVQGMNEVLAPLYYVFNTDNDENNVANIEADTFSCFVILMSSCVDHFCQQFDCSSFGIHSTLSKLSELLKTNDEELWHHLELKTKVNPQFYAFRWITLLLTQEFSLHHILRIWDTLLSNPFGLQAT from the exons ATGACGCCTAAGATTAGCAAGCTCAACGTTCCAGAAAAACCGAGGAAATTAGTAGTATTTCCTCAAAAGATTGGAAGTTTAGTGATCAATGGCTTCCATCATGGTAGAGAAGAAAGTAATTATGAAGAAATTGAATCTGGTGAAGAATTACAGACATTTGATCTGACTCGCGAGTTTGCTCTGAAGCAGATGATTAAGGATCGATGTTATGATTTTGATGATGAGCTTATAAGTTTTCCCCAAAGCAAAAATAGGAAATTGGGATCAATTGTATTGCACGCCTGCAACGATGATGATAAACGATCTGATCTTGAATATGAG ATTTCTCGAAAGGAGATTAATTTGGAGAAGTTGCAACGAGTTGCCCGTTCAGGTATTCCTGATGGAGGGAGTTTGCGAGCAACAATTTGGAAG CTACTGTTGGGATATTTACCTACTTCTCGAGACCTATGGGAGAAGGAGTTAAACGAGAGTCGATTGAAATATAACAAGCTAAAAGAGGAGTTTCTACGAAAACCT TCAGAATTGTCATGTCGAAAAGATAAAAGCATGATATTGCTTGGACACGACACTAGCAGCGGAGTCATTGAGCCCCTTAAACGCTACAACATTTCTAAAGAGGATCATCCACTAAGTTTAGGTAAAACTAGCATATGGCATCAGTACTTTGAG TTTACAGAAATTTCAGAGCAGATAGACCGTGATTTGCAGCGAACTCATCCAGATTTAGAGTTCTTCTCAGGAGACTCATCATTATCTACGAAGAATAAG GAGTCAATGAGAaatattcttcttttgtttGCGAAATTAAATCCTGCAATTAGTTATGTACAAGGTATGAATGAGGTCTTGGCCCCATTGTACTACGTCTTCAACACCgataatgatgaaaataatgtt GCAAATATAGAAGCAGATACTTTTTCCTGTTTTGTTATACTAATGAGTAGCTGTGTGGATCACTTCTGTCAACAATTTGATTGCAGTTCGTTTGGTATCCACTCAACTCTTTCCAAATTGTCAGAGTTATTGAAAACTAATGATGAAGAATTGTGGCACCATCTTGAATTAAAAACAAAG GTTAACCCGCAATTCTATGCATTTAGGTGGATCACTCTGCTCCTTACTCAGGAGTTTAGTTTGCATCACATCTTACGGATCTGGGATACGCTTCTCAGCAATCCTTTTGGCCTTCAG GCAACTTGA
- the LOC101258026 gene encoding protein SRG1-like: MESTPEKLNFGNSLLVPSVQELAKQHLTNIPDRYVRPQQESLVVSSGASVPVIDLQKLISGNTIDSELQKLHSACQEWGFLQVVNHGVTPSLLEDFKREVIQLFKLPMEEKKKLWQQKDSFEGFGHMFVVSEEQKLDWSDMFGIINLPPHIRKVDLFQKLPSKLRDIMEAYSKEIKNLTMIIVCQLAKALRMDEKEMRDLFSDGMQSIRMNYYPPCPEPDRAIGLSPHSDADALTILFQLNETEGLQVRKDDIWVPITPLPNALIVNIGDMMEIVSNGVYRSIEHRAIVNSYEERLSVATFYNINLESELGPAHSLIGPHNPPIFRRVPVQKYLQDFFARKLDGKSYLDSMKVDARDDES, translated from the exons ATGGAGTCAACGCCGGAAAAATTGAACTTTGGAAATTCTCTGTTAGTACCAAGTGTTCAAGAGCTTGCCAAACAGCACCTAACCAATATTCCGGACAGGTATGTCCGCCCACAACAAGAATCTCTGGTCGTATCTTCCGGAGCATCAGTTCCAGTTATCGATCTTCAAAAGTTGATTTCAGGGAATACCATAGATTCTGAGCTACAAAAGCTTCACTCTGCTTGCCAAGAATGGGGTTTCCTACAG GTTGTAAACCATGGAGTGACACCTTCGTTACTGGAGGACTTCAAGAGAGAGGTTATTCAATTGTTCAAACTTCCAatggaagaaaagaagaaactgTGGCAACAGAAAGACAGCTTTGAAGGTTTCGGGCATATGTTTGTTGTATCGGAGGAGCAGAAGCTTGATTGGAGTGACATGTTTGGCATAATAAATCTTCCTCCTCATATCCGCAAAGTGGACTTGTTTCAGAAGTTGCCCTCGAAGCTCAG AGACATCATGGAAGCATATTCCAAAGAAATCAAGAACCTAACAATGATCATCGTATGTCAATTGGCCAAGGCTTTAAGGATGGATGAAAAAGAAATGCGAGATCTATTCAGTGATGGTATGCAGTCAATAAGGATGAATTATTATCCCCCTTGTCCTGAGCCAGACAGGGCAATTGGCTTAAGCCCTCATTCTGATGCAGATGCCCTCACCATCCTCTTCCAGCTCAATGAAACTGAAGGTCTCCAAGTCCGAAAAGACGATATTTGGGTGCCTATAACGCCCCTCCCAAATGCTTTGATTGTCAATATTGGCGATATGATGGAG ATAGTGAGCAATGGTGTCTATAGGAGCATTGAGCATAGAGCAATTGTAAACTCATATGAAGAACGTCTCTCTGTTGCAACATTCTACAACATCAACCTTGAGTCCGAGTTAGGACCTGCACACAGCCTTATTGGACCACATAATCCTCCCATTTTCCGAAGAGTTCCTGTGCAAAAATATTTACAGGACTTTTTTGCACGAAAACTTGATGGAAAATCGTATCTTGATTCCATGAAGGTCGACGCGAGGGATGATGAATCATAG